One window of the Shewanella khirikhana genome contains the following:
- a CDS encoding DUF2788 domain-containing protein — protein MLAQHMQQIETLGLNLFFAAIFFFIGMAIHDVLKQGNVPKFGRYIVWLVLFLGCAGFIAKGIIQMTWEGAGIG, from the coding sequence ATGTTAGCTCAGCATATGCAGCAGATTGAAACCTTGGGTCTGAATCTGTTTTTTGCTGCCATATTCTTTTTCATCGGTATGGCTATCCATGATGTGCTCAAACAGGGAAACGTGCCTAAATTCGGCCGTTATATTGTTTGGTTGGTGCTGTTTTTGGGCTGCGCCGGTTTTATCGCCAAAGGTATCATCCAGATGACATGGGAAGGTGCCGGTATAGGTTAA
- the seqA gene encoding replication initiation negative regulator SeqA, which yields MKYIEVDEELYRYIAGKTERIGESASDILRRLLGLSVAEITEAAPVDISEPSMETPAAAKVADAVTAKPQVAATVAAQVSAVSADIATVRSAEPSADASADKSAEIDFANLLSETSLDAQKGAVGRFLYALECLHAAAPGRFEQVLQIQGRDRLYFATSKEALLKASKSANPKEIGCSGFWVTTNNNTAKKRTILEEALLQLGCDPVRAKSLGELALA from the coding sequence ATGAAATATATAGAAGTGGATGAAGAGCTCTATCGCTACATAGCCGGCAAAACCGAACGTATTGGCGAGAGTGCCTCCGACATTCTGAGGCGTCTGCTGGGACTGTCGGTCGCCGAAATCACCGAAGCTGCCCCCGTCGATATCAGTGAGCCCAGCATGGAAACCCCGGCTGCGGCAAAAGTGGCCGATGCGGTTACCGCCAAGCCTCAAGTAGCTGCCACAGTGGCTGCTCAGGTGTCGGCCGTATCAGCAGATATCGCTACTGTTCGCAGCGCTGAGCCAAGCGCGGATGCGAGTGCAGATAAGAGCGCCGAAATCGATTTTGCCAACTTGCTCAGCGAAACCAGCCTCGATGCGCAAAAAGGCGCCGTAGGCCGCTTCCTGTACGCATTGGAGTGCCTGCACGCCGCCGCCCCAGGCCGTTTCGAGCAGGTGTTGCAAATCCAGGGCCGCGATCGCCTCTACTTTGCCACCTCCAAAGAGGCACTGCTTAAGGCCAGTAAATCGGCCAACCCGAAAGAGATTGGTTGCAGCGGTTTTTGGGTAACCACCAATAACAATACCGCTAAAAAGCGCACCATTTTGGAAGAAGCGCTGTTGCAGCTTGGCTGCGATCCGGTGCGCGCCAAATCCCTCGGCGAATTGGCACTGGCCTGA
- a CDS encoding pyridoxal phosphate-dependent aminotransferase encodes MHPIIKSNKLDTVCYDIRGPVHKEARRLEDEGHRILKLNIGNPAPFGFEAPEEIVRDVILNLPSAQGYCESKGLFSARKAIVQHYQSQGIFGVDIEDIYIGNGVSELIVMALQGLLNSDDEVLIPSPDYPLWTAAANLAGGKAVHYRCDEDSDWFPDLNDIKAKISPRTRAIVLINPNNPTGAVYSKELLLDVVELCRQHSLILFADEIYDKILYDDAKHIPMASLSDDILTVTFNGLSKAYRAAGFRVGWMMLSGNLKAAKSYIEGLDMLASMRLCANVPNQHAVQTALGGYQSINELILPNGRLSVQRDTCFEYLNSIPGVSCKKPKGALYAFPKLDAKRFNLRDDERLVLDLLKEKKILLVQGSAFNWPEPDHLRVVFLPHKEDLEKALMAFGEFLENYRQ; translated from the coding sequence ATGCATCCCATCATCAAGTCCAACAAATTAGATACCGTTTGCTATGACATTCGCGGACCGGTACATAAAGAGGCCCGTCGTCTCGAAGACGAAGGCCACAGGATCCTGAAACTCAACATTGGTAACCCGGCCCCATTCGGCTTTGAAGCGCCGGAAGAAATTGTCCGTGATGTGATTCTGAACTTACCCAGTGCCCAGGGCTATTGTGAATCCAAAGGCCTGTTTTCGGCCCGCAAAGCCATAGTGCAGCATTATCAGTCCCAGGGCATTTTCGGGGTCGATATTGAGGATATCTACATCGGCAATGGCGTGTCCGAGCTTATCGTGATGGCGCTGCAGGGGCTGCTTAACAGCGATGATGAAGTGCTTATCCCCTCACCCGACTATCCACTGTGGACTGCGGCCGCCAATCTCGCCGGTGGCAAGGCGGTACATTATCGCTGTGATGAAGATTCCGACTGGTTTCCGGATCTTAACGACATCAAAGCCAAAATCAGCCCGCGCACCCGCGCCATCGTGCTGATAAACCCCAATAATCCCACCGGCGCCGTCTACTCCAAAGAGTTGTTGCTGGATGTGGTTGAGCTTTGTCGCCAACATTCACTCATCCTGTTTGCCGATGAGATTTACGACAAAATCCTCTACGACGATGCCAAACACATTCCGATGGCAAGTCTGTCGGACGACATTCTTACAGTGACCTTCAATGGCCTGTCCAAGGCCTACCGCGCTGCGGGCTTCAGGGTCGGCTGGATGATGCTCTCCGGCAACCTTAAAGCCGCTAAAAGCTACATTGAAGGCCTGGATATGCTGGCCTCCATGCGCCTTTGTGCCAACGTACCCAATCAGCACGCGGTGCAAACCGCCCTGGGCGGCTACCAGAGCATTAACGAGCTGATCCTGCCAAACGGCCGCTTAAGTGTGCAGCGTGATACCTGCTTTGAATATCTGAACAGCATTCCCGGCGTCAGCTGTAAAAAGCCCAAAGGCGCCCTGTATGCTTTCCCCAAGCTCGATGCCAAACGCTTTAACCTGCGTGACGATGAGCGCCTGGTGCTCGACTTATTGAAGGAAAAGAAAATTCTGCTGGTTCAGGGCAGTGCCTTTAATTGGCCGGAGCCGGATCACCTGCGGGTGGTGTTCCTGCCCCACAAGGAAGATTTGGAAAAGGCCCTGATGGCTTTTGGCGAATTTTTGGAAAACTATCGACAGTGA
- the efp gene encoding elongation factor P, with protein sequence MKTAHEIRPGNVIMFNDNPWVVQKTETTRSGRNAAIVKMKLKHVLIDSSTETTFKGEDKMDVIVLERLDCTYSYFADPMYVFMDAEYNQYDVEADNMGDAAKYIVDGMTEECQVTFYEGKAISVELPTTIVREVGYTEPAARGDTSGKVMKPAKIVGSDLEIMVAEFVKEGDKIEIDTRTGEFKKRVN encoded by the coding sequence ATGAAAACTGCTCATGAAATCCGTCCAGGTAACGTGATCATGTTTAACGACAACCCATGGGTTGTTCAGAAGACTGAAACCACTCGTTCAGGCCGTAACGCTGCTATCGTGAAAATGAAGCTCAAGCACGTACTGATCGACTCTTCTACCGAGACCACCTTCAAGGGTGAAGACAAGATGGACGTAATCGTTCTCGAGCGTCTGGACTGCACCTACTCTTACTTCGCCGATCCTATGTACGTATTCATGGACGCCGAGTACAACCAGTACGACGTAGAAGCCGATAACATGGGCGACGCTGCCAAGTACATCGTTGACGGCATGACCGAAGAATGCCAGGTAACCTTCTACGAAGGCAAAGCCATCTCTGTTGAACTGCCAACCACCATCGTTCGCGAAGTGGGTTACACCGAGCCAGCCGCCCGTGGCGACACCTCTGGTAAAGTGATGAAACCTGCCAAAATCGTTGGTAGCGATCTGGAAATCATGGTTGCCGAATTCGTTAAAGAAGGCGACAAGATTGAAATCGACACCCGTACCGGTGAATTCAAGAAGCGCGTAAACTAA
- a CDS encoding YchE family NAAT transporter — protein MDVTVYIKFFLGLVAIINPIGLLPVFVSLTSHQTEAERNHTGKIANLAVVIILLVTIVAGQHILNMFSISLSAFRIAGGTLIAIIALSMLQGKLGEVKRNQEEDRESSAMESVAVVPLALPLMAGPGAISSVIVFAAEHNTLIDLVGMFVTVLIFGALSFGLFRMASVIYRVLGKTGINVITRLMGLLMLSIGIEVMAAGFKGLFPNLLG, from the coding sequence GTGGACGTAACGGTTTATATAAAATTTTTTCTGGGATTGGTGGCAATCATCAACCCCATAGGTCTGTTGCCTGTGTTTGTGAGCCTCACAAGCCATCAGACCGAGGCCGAGCGTAACCACACGGGTAAGATAGCCAACCTGGCAGTGGTGATTATTCTGCTGGTGACCATAGTGGCCGGGCAGCACATCCTCAATATGTTTTCTATCTCGCTGTCGGCGTTTCGAATTGCCGGTGGCACCCTGATTGCTATCATCGCCCTGTCGATGCTGCAGGGTAAGCTTGGCGAAGTAAAACGTAACCAGGAAGAAGACAGAGAGTCCTCCGCCATGGAATCGGTTGCCGTAGTACCGCTGGCGCTGCCCTTGATGGCAGGCCCTGGTGCCATCAGTTCGGTTATCGTGTTTGCCGCTGAGCACAACACTCTCATTGATCTGGTGGGCATGTTTGTCACTGTACTGATTTTTGGTGCTCTGAGCTTCGGCCTGTTCCGCATGGCGTCGGTGATTTACCGGGTTTTGGGCAAGACGGGCATTAACGTTATCACCCGTTTGATGGGCCTCTTGATGCTCTCTATCGGTATCGAGGTGATGGCTGCAGGCTTTAAGGGGCTGTTCCCTAACTTGCTTGGTTAA
- the ybfE gene encoding LexA regulated protein, whose translation MAKEAADRTTIDLFADEKRRGRPRSNPLPREAQLRINKRNQIQRDKAKGLKRIELKVSQDLYDALNEKALASNISRSQLIECILKQVFDD comes from the coding sequence ATGGCAAAAGAAGCAGCAGACAGAACAACAATCGATCTCTTTGCCGATGAGAAGCGCCGTGGACGTCCAAGAAGCAATCCTCTGCCCCGTGAGGCGCAGCTGAGGATTAACAAACGGAACCAGATCCAACGGGACAAGGCAAAGGGCCTGAAACGAATAGAGTTAAAGGTGTCACAAGATTTGTATGACGCCTTGAACGAAAAGGCGCTGGCCAGTAACATCAGCCGCAGCCAATTAATCGAATGCATTCTTAAGCAGGTTTTTGACGATTGA
- the yfbR gene encoding 5'-deoxynucleotidase, with the protein MSHLFAHLARLKLIQRWPLMFNVRSENVQEHSLQVAMVAHGLAVIAKRQFGIEVDAYKAATLAIFHDASEVLTGDLPTPVKYFNKDIEFEYKKIEAIAEERLLEMVPEEFKEDYRPLLVADEADEEIKHLVKSADTLCAYLKCLEELKAGNREFNTARTRLEAMLDANPHPAVKYFIDCYVPSFKLDLDQINRML; encoded by the coding sequence ATGAGTCATCTTTTCGCCCATCTCGCTCGCCTCAAATTAATTCAACGCTGGCCGCTTATGTTCAACGTTCGCTCCGAGAATGTGCAGGAGCATTCATTGCAGGTAGCCATGGTTGCCCACGGTCTTGCTGTGATTGCCAAACGTCAGTTCGGTATCGAGGTCGATGCCTACAAAGCTGCAACTCTGGCCATTTTCCACGATGCCTCCGAAGTGCTGACTGGCGATCTGCCAACCCCGGTAAAGTACTTCAATAAAGATATCGAGTTTGAATACAAAAAAATTGAAGCCATCGCCGAAGAAAGACTGCTCGAGATGGTGCCGGAGGAGTTTAAAGAGGACTATCGCCCCTTGCTTGTTGCAGACGAAGCCGATGAAGAAATAAAGCATCTGGTGAAATCCGCCGACACCCTGTGCGCCTATCTTAAGTGCCTGGAGGAGCTTAAAGCCGGCAACCGCGAGTTCAATACCGCCCGCACCCGCCTCGAAGCCATGCTGGATGCCAATCCCCATCCGGCGGTGAAGTATTTTATCGACTGTTATGTGCCCAGCTTCAAGCTGGATTTGGATCAGATAAACCGCATGCTCTGA
- the fldA gene encoding flavodoxin FldA: protein MATVGLFFGSDTGNTEAVAKMIQKKLGKHMVDVKDIAKSTKEQIADFDLLLFGIPTWYYGEAQCDWDDFFPELEQIDFTDKLVAIFGCGDQEDYAEYFLDAMGMVRDIVEARGGIIVGHWPTAGYNFEASKALVDDDHFVGLGIDEDRQPELTEERVEKWVKQVYEEMCLAELED from the coding sequence ATGGCTACTGTAGGTCTTTTTTTCGGCAGTGACACAGGCAACACCGAAGCTGTCGCCAAGATGATCCAGAAAAAATTGGGCAAGCACATGGTAGATGTCAAAGACATCGCCAAGAGCACCAAGGAGCAGATCGCTGATTTCGATCTGCTGCTGTTCGGGATCCCAACCTGGTACTACGGTGAAGCTCAGTGTGACTGGGATGACTTCTTCCCTGAACTCGAGCAAATCGATTTCACCGACAAACTGGTAGCCATTTTCGGCTGCGGCGATCAGGAAGATTACGCCGAGTACTTCCTCGATGCCATGGGCATGGTACGCGACATCGTTGAAGCCCGTGGTGGCATCATCGTTGGTCACTGGCCAACTGCCGGTTACAACTTCGAAGCCTCCAAGGCGCTGGTAGATGACGACCACTTTGTGGGTCTGGGCATCGACGAAGACCGTCAGCCAGAGCTTACCGAAGAGCGCGTCGAAAAATGGGTTAAGCAGGTATACGAAGAGATGTGCCTGGCCGAGCTGGAAGACTAA
- a CDS encoding alpha/beta fold hydrolase — MNYSTQGQGEDVILIHGLFGDLDNLKGLGQALEEHYRVTRIDVPNHGQSPHWDHMDYPSLSQAVITLMDELGIEKAHLVGHSMGGKIVLATALGHPERVRSVVAADIAPVAYQPRHQKVFDALTSLPLDGSVDRKAALSHVLGKGVDEGTAQFLLKSLRRADEGFYWRMNLSGLISAYDAIIGWPFEDKHFDGATLFIRGEDSDYVSADHRDAILSQFPKVQLKSIGGAGHWLHAQKPAIFNRLVKNFLDSQSPEALG, encoded by the coding sequence ATTAATTACAGCACCCAGGGGCAAGGGGAAGATGTCATCCTCATCCATGGGCTGTTTGGCGATCTGGACAACCTTAAGGGCCTTGGTCAGGCGCTGGAAGAGCACTACCGGGTCACCCGAATCGATGTGCCCAATCACGGCCAAAGCCCCCATTGGGATCACATGGATTACCCTTCCCTGAGCCAGGCGGTGATTACACTGATGGATGAACTTGGGATTGAGAAAGCCCATCTGGTGGGTCACTCCATGGGCGGTAAAATTGTGCTCGCCACCGCCCTTGGCCACCCAGAGCGGGTCCGGTCTGTCGTGGCCGCCGATATTGCACCGGTGGCCTATCAGCCCCGTCATCAAAAGGTGTTCGATGCCCTCACCTCGCTGCCGTTGGATGGCAGTGTCGATCGCAAAGCTGCCCTTTCCCATGTGCTTGGCAAAGGGGTGGATGAAGGCACGGCGCAGTTTCTGTTAAAAAGCCTGCGCCGCGCCGATGAGGGGTTTTATTGGCGGATGAATCTGAGCGGCCTTATCAGCGCTTACGATGCGATTATTGGCTGGCCTTTTGAAGATAAACACTTTGATGGCGCAACCCTGTTTATCCGCGGCGAAGACTCAGATTACGTCAGCGCCGACCACAGGGATGCGATACTGTCGCAATTTCCTAAGGTGCAGCTTAAATCCATTGGCGGCGCCGGGCATTGGCTGCATGCGCAAAAGCCCGCCATCTTTAACCGCCTGGTGAAAAACTTTCTGGACAGCCAAAGCCCTGAGGCGCTTGGGTAA
- a CDS encoding Na+/H+ antiporter NhaC family protein yields MSEPTAISLIPPMVVLALAIWLRRPILALIIGAIAGLLLLDPSSVLGNFADASLKVMQDETIGWLILVCGSFGALIALLVRTGGALAFGRKAILLAKGRKSSLFMTFVLGLVIFIDDYLNALTVGETMKRVTDKFKVSREMLAYVVDSTAAPVCVLVPLSTWAVFFGGLLVDNGVAAEGEAISVYMSAIPYMLYAWLAVIMVLLVVIGVVPAIGPMKKAELAAAKGEPAKEQVDWEEVQTSDEYAVKAIEDEFEHADKQGKLHNFLVPLGLLVAFTVYFDIDVWKGLLATLVVTLPYYAVQKLMPLSEMMDQMIDGFKSMLPAIGTVIAAFIFKDVCDQLLLPQYVIDTLSPYMTAKMLPAVVFLAMAVLAFATGSSWGIFAVTIPIVMPLANAVGADTALVIGALLSASSFGSQACFYSDSTVLAAQGSGCNLVSHAVTQLPYALIAAAFAFVGFILLA; encoded by the coding sequence ATGTCTGAACCGACAGCGATAAGTCTGATCCCACCCATGGTGGTGCTGGCGCTGGCCATTTGGCTGCGTCGTCCAATTCTTGCTCTGATCATCGGCGCCATTGCCGGTTTGCTCTTGCTGGATCCTTCTTCTGTGCTCGGCAACTTTGCCGATGCCTCCTTGAAGGTGATGCAGGATGAAACCATTGGCTGGCTTATTCTGGTGTGTGGCAGCTTCGGTGCCTTGATTGCACTGCTGGTGCGTACCGGCGGCGCGCTGGCCTTCGGCCGAAAAGCCATTTTGCTGGCCAAAGGCCGTAAATCATCGCTGTTTATGACCTTTGTGTTGGGTCTGGTGATCTTTATCGACGATTACCTCAATGCGCTGACCGTGGGTGAAACCATGAAGCGCGTAACCGACAAATTTAAAGTGTCCCGCGAAATGCTGGCCTATGTGGTGGACTCCACCGCTGCGCCCGTGTGTGTGTTGGTGCCGCTGTCAACCTGGGCCGTGTTTTTCGGTGGCCTCTTGGTAGATAACGGTGTTGCCGCCGAAGGCGAGGCCATCAGCGTGTACATGTCGGCTATCCCTTACATGCTGTACGCCTGGCTTGCGGTCATCATGGTGCTTTTGGTTGTGATTGGCGTCGTGCCTGCCATCGGCCCGATGAAAAAAGCGGAACTTGCTGCTGCCAAGGGCGAGCCTGCCAAAGAGCAGGTTGACTGGGAAGAAGTGCAAACCTCTGACGAGTACGCCGTAAAAGCCATTGAAGACGAGTTCGAGCATGCCGACAAGCAAGGTAAGCTGCACAACTTTTTGGTGCCGCTGGGTCTGCTGGTTGCCTTCACCGTGTATTTCGATATCGACGTCTGGAAAGGCCTGCTGGCGACTTTGGTGGTCACTCTGCCTTACTACGCGGTACAAAAGCTGATGCCACTGTCTGAGATGATGGATCAGATGATTGACGGCTTTAAGAGCATGTTGCCAGCCATTGGCACTGTAATCGCCGCCTTTATCTTTAAGGATGTGTGCGATCAGCTGCTGCTGCCTCAGTATGTCATCGATACCCTGAGTCCTTACATGACCGCCAAGATGCTGCCTGCGGTGGTGTTTCTGGCGATGGCAGTGCTGGCCTTTGCTACCGGCTCCAGCTGGGGGATTTTTGCGGTAACCATCCCTATCGTGATGCCACTTGCCAATGCTGTGGGCGCCGATACTGCGCTGGTGATTGGTGCGCTGCTGTCAGCATCTTCCTTCGGCAGCCAGGCGTGTTTCTACTCAGATTCGACCGTACTGGCCGCCCAGGGCTCTGGCTGTAATCTGGTGAGCCACGCAGTGACTCAGCTGCCCTATGCGCTGATTGCCGCAGCCTTCGCTTTTGTGGGCTTTATCCTGCTCGCTTAA
- a CDS encoding anti-phage deoxyguanosine triphosphatase yields the protein MQNPWHERRHGEDKHRRNDHRSPFQRDRARVLHSAAFRRLQAKTQVLGVGMNDFYRTRLTHSLEVSQIGTGIAAQLKRKHPDKESLIDSMSLIESLCLAHDIGHPPFGHGGEVALNYMMRGHGGFEGNGQTFRILTKLEPYTPGFGMNLCRRTLLGILKYPQLASALKTTAPDVEVAHYRQLRPADWPPVKAVFGEDADVFDWVLAPLSANDKHTFTAFAAAEGRRHGKTLYKSLDATIMELADDIAYAVHDLEDAIVMGIVSREQWLDGVAPLLRESGDSWIKSEIATIDKHLFAAEHHLRKDAIGTLVNGFVTAIAMVEDDRFDEPLLRHNAVLEDEFALALNALKRFVWRHVVRKPEVQMLEYKGQQMVMQLFEAFASDPERLLPLNTQGRWRDAADKGDNAMRVIADYISGMTDEFAIRMHHQLFSPRLGGLNDLGQDF from the coding sequence ATGCAAAATCCATGGCATGAACGCCGCCACGGCGAAGACAAACACAGACGTAACGACCACAGAAGCCCGTTCCAGCGCGACCGCGCCCGGGTGCTGCACAGCGCCGCCTTCAGGCGCTTGCAGGCCAAAACCCAGGTGCTTGGGGTTGGTATGAACGACTTTTATCGAACCCGCCTTACCCATTCATTGGAAGTGTCACAAATCGGCACCGGCATCGCCGCGCAGCTTAAGCGCAAACATCCGGATAAAGAGTCACTTATCGACTCCATGAGCCTGATTGAATCCCTGTGTCTGGCCCACGATATCGGCCATCCGCCGTTTGGCCACGGCGGCGAAGTCGCGCTCAATTACATGATGCGCGGCCATGGCGGCTTTGAAGGAAACGGCCAGACCTTCCGTATTCTCACCAAGCTTGAGCCCTACACGCCGGGCTTTGGCATGAACCTGTGCCGGCGTACCCTGCTTGGCATATTGAAATACCCGCAACTCGCATCTGCCCTTAAAACCACGGCTCCCGATGTGGAAGTGGCCCATTATCGCCAGCTGCGCCCCGCCGACTGGCCGCCGGTAAAAGCCGTGTTTGGCGAAGACGCCGACGTATTCGATTGGGTACTGGCGCCGCTCTCGGCAAACGATAAACACACCTTCACGGCGTTTGCCGCCGCCGAGGGCCGTCGCCACGGCAAAACCCTGTATAAGTCGCTGGATGCGACCATTATGGAGCTGGCTGACGATATCGCCTACGCGGTGCATGACCTTGAAGATGCGATAGTCATGGGCATCGTCAGCCGCGAACAATGGCTTGATGGGGTCGCGCCCTTACTCAGGGAGAGCGGCGACAGCTGGATAAAGAGCGAAATAGCCACCATAGATAAGCACCTTTTTGCCGCCGAGCATCACCTACGCAAAGATGCCATAGGTACCTTGGTGAACGGTTTTGTTACCGCCATCGCCATGGTAGAGGACGACAGGTTTGATGAGCCGCTGCTGCGCCACAATGCGGTGCTCGAGGATGAGTTTGCCCTGGCACTCAATGCGCTCAAGCGGTTTGTGTGGCGCCATGTGGTGAGAAAGCCGGAAGTTCAAATGCTTGAATACAAGGGCCAGCAAATGGTGATGCAACTGTTTGAAGCCTTTGCATCCGATCCCGAGCGGCTGCTGCCCCTCAATACCCAGGGGCGCTGGCGCGATGCTGCCGACAAAGGCGACAATGCCATGCGGGTGATTGCCGACTATATCTCCGGCATGACCGACGAATTCGCCATTCGGATGCACCATCAGCTGTTCAGCCCCCGCCTCGGCGGCCTGAACGATCTGGGTCAGGATTTTTAA
- the earP gene encoding elongation factor P maturation arginine rhamnosyltransferase EarP has translation MNNDTQATRPSHWDIFCAVIDNYGDIGVTWRLSKQLAREYGIAVNLWVDDVNSFAHILPGLDPSIPSQLFDGVTIKQWQQPLSLPFIAGDVLIEAFACELPDEVKTAVSSAAKAPVWLNLEYLSAEDWVDGCHGLPSFQPGGINKYFFMPGFTEKSGGLICEKDLFAERDAWQADSANKLALFKKLGLTGINADDRVISVFSYETDALPALCELLAKSDKPVHMLIPKGRSFNSLSTLLPCPVAELTAGMQIRDRSLCIHVLPMTDQQGYDRLLWSCDFNIVRGEDSFLRAQWAAKPFIWHIYQQEEDYHLVKLEAFMRLYCDNLDSEIADCWKNLNLAFNQQQASAVQQHWQTIESFALPLLAHAKQWPIDALKTTDLASRLVQFVKK, from the coding sequence ATGAATAACGACACTCAAGCAACCCGTCCAAGCCACTGGGACATCTTTTGCGCCGTCATCGACAACTATGGCGATATAGGTGTCACCTGGCGTTTATCCAAGCAGCTTGCCCGTGAATACGGCATTGCCGTCAATCTGTGGGTGGATGATGTAAACAGTTTTGCCCATATTCTGCCGGGGCTTGACCCAAGCATCCCAAGCCAGCTGTTCGATGGCGTTACCATCAAGCAGTGGCAGCAGCCGCTTAGCCTTCCCTTTATTGCCGGTGACGTGCTGATTGAAGCCTTTGCCTGCGAGCTGCCCGATGAGGTCAAAACCGCTGTCAGCAGCGCAGCCAAAGCGCCTGTGTGGCTCAATCTTGAGTATCTAAGCGCTGAAGATTGGGTTGATGGTTGCCACGGCCTGCCATCGTTTCAGCCAGGCGGCATTAACAAATACTTCTTTATGCCGGGGTTTACCGAGAAAAGCGGCGGCCTGATTTGCGAAAAAGACCTGTTTGCAGAGCGCGATGCCTGGCAGGCTGATTCCGCTAATAAGCTGGCACTGTTTAAAAAATTGGGCCTCACCGGCATAAACGCCGACGACAGGGTTATCAGCGTTTTTAGTTATGAAACCGACGCCCTGCCCGCCCTTTGTGAACTGCTCGCTAAAAGCGATAAGCCAGTACATATGCTTATTCCAAAGGGGCGCAGCTTCAACAGCCTTAGCACACTACTGCCTTGCCCTGTGGCCGAGCTGACTGCCGGGATGCAAATCCGTGACCGAAGCCTTTGTATTCACGTGCTGCCAATGACAGATCAGCAAGGTTACGATCGGCTGCTGTGGAGCTGTGATTTCAATATCGTTCGGGGCGAAGACTCCTTCCTGCGGGCCCAATGGGCAGCCAAACCCTTTATTTGGCACATTTATCAACAGGAAGAAGATTATCACCTGGTAAAATTAGAAGCTTTTATGCGCCTTTACTGCGATAATCTCGACTCTGAGATTGCAGATTGCTGGAAAAATCTGAACCTTGCGTTCAACCAGCAACAGGCGAGCGCAGTGCAACAGCACTGGCAAACTATCGAATCTTTCGCTTTGCCGCTGTTGGCCCATGCCAAACAATGGCCAATCGATGCACTAAAGACGACTGATCTGGCTTCGCGGCTAGTGCAATTCGTCAAAAAATAG